In Schlegelella aquatica, one DNA window encodes the following:
- a CDS encoding AraC family transcriptional regulator → MSTTRSTSATRAAPSGRASAALREPTAAVYESALALIGLLHRHGLTDARIAQATGIETGRMYEPDARLPLSQIERLWELAAEATRNPGVALQLHLHYPENKLHFVAHVGMRSRTLREALEHWRKYAPLLCEADDVDFIVEGSHARFLYTCRDPRYDSRWFAEHFLALAAWFGRSFTGQPLRPHAVRFMHPDPGCAQAYHQAFDGAPVTFLAHDNSLAFDARYLDLPVRTADSYLQHFLTQKADELKRRLEREAPVGNRVMFAISALIQRREEVTFERVSELLEQSPRKLRAVLEGEGRRFRELVDEVRRHAAARYLQWGLSVSQVAELLGFSEPSALQHAFRRWFQTSPGSFRAQLRAGHWSASEGAGPWPCRPSPDELVGEADRAR, encoded by the coding sequence ATGAGCACGACGCGATCGACGTCTGCCACTCGCGCTGCGCCCTCAGGGCGCGCCAGCGCCGCGTTGCGCGAGCCCACCGCTGCCGTGTATGAATCGGCCCTCGCGCTGATCGGCCTGCTCCACAGGCACGGCCTCACCGACGCTCGGATCGCGCAGGCCACCGGCATCGAAACGGGGCGGATGTACGAGCCGGACGCACGCCTGCCGCTGTCGCAGATCGAAAGGCTCTGGGAGCTCGCGGCCGAGGCCACGCGCAACCCCGGTGTCGCGCTGCAATTGCATCTGCACTACCCCGAGAACAAACTGCACTTCGTCGCGCACGTCGGGATGCGCTCCCGCACACTGCGCGAGGCCCTGGAGCACTGGCGCAAGTATGCGCCCCTGCTGTGCGAGGCCGACGACGTCGACTTCATCGTCGAAGGCTCGCACGCGCGCTTCCTCTACACCTGCCGCGACCCCCGCTACGACTCGCGGTGGTTCGCCGAGCACTTCCTGGCGCTCGCCGCCTGGTTCGGCCGCTCTTTCACGGGACAGCCGCTGCGACCGCATGCGGTGCGCTTCATGCATCCCGACCCCGGTTGTGCGCAGGCCTACCATCAGGCCTTCGACGGCGCACCGGTCACCTTCCTCGCGCACGACAACAGCCTCGCGTTCGATGCGCGCTACCTGGACCTGCCGGTCCGGACGGCCGACAGCTACCTGCAGCACTTCCTCACGCAGAAGGCCGACGAGCTCAAGCGGCGGCTGGAGCGCGAGGCCCCGGTGGGCAATCGGGTGATGTTCGCGATCTCGGCGCTGATCCAACGCCGCGAGGAGGTCACGTTCGAGCGCGTGAGCGAACTGCTGGAGCAGTCTCCCCGCAAGCTGCGCGCGGTGCTGGAAGGCGAAGGACGGCGCTTTCGGGAGCTGGTCGATGAGGTGCGGCGCCACGCCGCCGCGCGCTACCTCCAGTGGGGCTTGTCGGTCTCGCAGGTGGCCGAACTGCTCGGCTTCTCGGAGCCGAGCGCGTTGCAGCATGCCTTCCGGCGTTGGTTCCAGACCAGCCCCGGGTCGTTCCGTGCGCAGCTGCGCGCCGGCCACTGGAGCGCAAGCGAGGGGGCCGGGCCCTGGCCTTGCCGCCCATCGCCCGACGAGCTGGTGGGCGAGGCCGATCGCGCCCGCTGA
- a CDS encoding HU family DNA-binding protein gives MNKAELVDAIAADADLSKASAARALDAFIANVTKALAAGDSVSLIGFGSFSVSERAARTGRNPRTGEEITIEASQGVKFTAGATLKSAVQKKK, from the coding sequence ATGAACAAAGCCGAACTCGTCGATGCCATCGCCGCCGATGCCGATCTGTCGAAGGCCTCTGCCGCCCGCGCGCTGGACGCCTTCATCGCCAACGTGACCAAGGCCCTGGCCGCCGGAGACTCCGTCTCTCTGATCGGCTTCGGCAGCTTCTCGGTGTCGGAGCGCGCCGCGCGCACCGGCCGCAACCCGCGTACCGGCGAAGAGATCACCATCGAAGCGAGCCAGGGTGTGAAGTTCACCGCCGGCGCGACGCTCAAGTCGGCTGTCCAGAAGAAGAAGTGA
- a CDS encoding response regulator — MKTILVVDDEPAHAEILSLILEDLGYRVFCASNGRQGLECATQVRPDLVVLDFMMPVMDGAQMGRAMRAEGQMHHIRILMNSSVAEEVVRCHFDGYDGFLRKPYDVEVALELIADLLERDRCA, encoded by the coding sequence GTGAAGACGATACTGGTCGTCGACGATGAGCCGGCCCACGCCGAGATCCTCAGCCTGATTCTCGAGGACCTGGGCTACCGGGTGTTCTGCGCCTCAAACGGGCGCCAGGGGCTCGAATGCGCCACGCAGGTCCGTCCCGACCTGGTGGTGCTCGACTTCATGATGCCCGTCATGGACGGCGCGCAGATGGGACGCGCGATGCGCGCCGAGGGGCAGATGCATCACATCCGCATCCTGATGAACAGCAGCGTGGCCGAAGAAGTGGTGCGTTGCCATTTCGACGGCTACGACGGCTTCTTGCGCAAGCCGTACGACGTCGAGGTGGCGCTCGAGCTCATTGCGGACTTGCTCGAGCGGGATCGCTGCGCTTGA
- a CDS encoding HPF/RaiA family ribosome-associated protein, with translation MIQVQVNTDHHIQGGESLNASVTRLVEQAIGRFESQLTRVELHLNDVNSHKGGDADVRCMIEARITGHEPIAVTEHAVNVEQAVRQAAAKMERALDSVIGKRQERDRQGRP, from the coding sequence ATGATCCAAGTGCAGGTGAACACCGACCATCACATCCAGGGCGGGGAGTCTCTCAACGCCTCCGTGACGCGCCTGGTCGAGCAGGCGATCGGCCGTTTCGAGAGCCAGCTCACGCGCGTGGAGCTGCATCTGAACGATGTGAACAGCCACAAGGGGGGTGACGCCGACGTGCGTTGCATGATCGAGGCGCGCATCACGGGCCACGAGCCGATTGCGGTGACCGAGCACGCCGTGAACGTGGAGCAGGCGGTGCGGCAGGCGGCCGCGAAGATGGAGCGCGCCCTCGACTCGGTGATCGGCAAGCGGCAGGAGCGCGACCGGCAGGGGCGCCCCTGA